From Salvelinus sp. IW2-2015 linkage group LG18, ASM291031v2, whole genome shotgun sequence, a single genomic window includes:
- the LOC111977431 gene encoding myeloid-associated differentiation marker-like protein 2: MDKIKKFLSEAVFTPSSLISGRGALHMTQIVLGILTFILAAVQGETQHTYWNYAMFTWAFCSIMTLIITVIEMFKLHLLLKFCLDWDDFTTGMAMSSALMTASVFVMYANFYICKKCLYSIVIAFLALLCGVAYILEVVNDKFMDKKKGSYLAALPGFWKVLEAFVSCIIFISLTGYDGKPALIMCIVAYVIPFPIIPIIIITNIFTKIKNCLPFNIDRFVFIFLVISVVLYTFAAIIWPIYTFRGNPRPSDCPGSFCIWSIQFMVAFMTYVNLILFIMDLVFTLLGMCGFKRS, from the coding sequence ATGGACAAAATAAAAAAGTTCCTGTCCGAAGCCGTATTCACTCCTTCCTCTCTAATAAGTGGACGAGGGGCCCTGCACATGACTCAGATAGTGCTGGGCATCTTGACCTTCATTCTGGCCGCTGTTCAGGGCGAGACTCAACACACCTACTGGAACTATGCCATGTTCACCTGGGCCTTCTGCTCCATCATGACCCTCATCATCACCGTCATTGAGATGTTCAAACTCCACCTCCTCCTCAAGTTTTGTCTGGACTGGGACGACTTCACCACGGGAATGGCGATGTCCTCCGCTCTCATGACCGCGTCCGTCTTCGTCATGTACGCCAACTTCTACATCTGCAAAAAATGTTTGTACTCGATTGTGATCGCCTTCCTCGCCCTACTTTGTGGCGTGGCCTACATCTTAGAGGTCGTGAACGATAAGTTCATGGATAAGAAGAAGGGGAGCTACCTGGCCGCCCTGCCtggcttctggaaggttctggagGCTTTCGTGAGCTGCATCATTTTTATCTCCCTCACGGGTTATGACGGGAAACCGGCACTGATCATGTGCATTGTGGCCTATGTCATTCCCTTCCCCATCATCCCTattatcatcatcaccaacatctTCACAAAAATTAAGAACTGTTTGCCATttaatatagacaggtttgtgtttatatttctggtCATCTCTGTGGTTCTCTATACCTTTGCTGCCATCATCTGGCCCATCTATACATTCAGAGGCAACCCTCGTCCCAGTGACTGTCCTGGAAGCTTCTGTATCTGGTCCATTCAGTTCATGGTGGCATTCATGACATACGTCAATCTGATCCTCTTTATAATGGACTTGGTGTTTACCCTGCTTGGGATGTGTGGCTTCAAACGCTCATAG
- the LOC111977622 gene encoding myeloid-associated differentiation marker-like protein 2: MCKHFKSLPNILRLLEIILCTLALVIPMFRGRMVNPYGIYCEFIWVFCVIVAVVLLVSEIMLLHILLPNWDDLVCGLTMLCTLMVAAATLIFAIVFGCLSCFSSVFCIIFSLAATVVFLVDSVKRKMKCPKGYLSNLRGILRFTEAVLACIILAGATNYFLGVESEFRPPAMFWCIVVYVVCLPVTVLIIPIHLCSLLESLISCIGMDLLELVFNIVAVVLYLSAVILWPVFGYKHYREYNPPNCDNCRHDNLDVVTVGTIANLILYVVDLVFTILARLKS; the protein is encoded by the coding sequence ATGTGTAAACACTTCAAGAGTCTGCCCAACATCTTGCGGCTGCTGGAGATCATACTGTGTACGTTAGCCTTGGTCATCCCTATGTTCAGGGGTAGGATGGTGAACCCATATGGCATCTACTGCGAGTTCATCTGGGTCTTCTGTGTCATTGTGGCTGTGGTCCTACTGGTGTCCGAGATCATGCTATTGCACATTCTCCTGCCCAACTGGGACGACCTTGTTTGCGGTCTGACCATGCTGTGCACGCTCATGGTCGCCGCCGCCACGCTCATTTTCGCCATCGTCTTTGGCTGCCTGTCATGTTTCAGCAGTGTCTTCTGCATCATCTTCTCATTGGCCGCTACCGTGGTCTTCCTGGTGGACAGCGTCAAGAGAAAAATGAAATGTCCAAAGGGCTATCTATCAAACCTGAGGGGTATTCTGAGATTCACAGAGGCCGTCCTGGCTTGCATCATCCTCGCCGGCGCCACCAACTACTTCCTGGGTGTGGAAAGCGAATTCCGCCCACCCGCCATGTTCTGGTGCATTGTAGTCTATGTAGTCTGTCTTCCTGTGACCGTTCTCATCATACCRATCCATCTGTGCAGTCTACTTGAAAGCCTCATCTCCTGTATTGGGATGGATCTGTTGGAGCTGGTGTTTAACATAGTGGCTGTGGTGTTGTACCTGTCTGCCGTCATCCTCTGGCCTGTCTTCGGTTACAAGCACTACCGTGAGTACAATCCACCAAACTGTGACAACTGTCGCCATGACAACCTGGATGTGGTAACTGTGGGGACCATTGCCAATCTCATCCTCTACGTCGTGGACTTGGTTTTCACCATCTTGGCTCGACTGAAATCCTAA